A window of Esox lucius isolate fEsoLuc1 chromosome 18, fEsoLuc1.pri, whole genome shotgun sequence contains these coding sequences:
- the LOC105006329 gene encoding alpha-1-antitrypsin homolog: MQGISCCAIAAVLLCIAWAAPHDGDHAGHTEELFHHLHHAAGETHPKHSHGEESCHLLTPHNADFAFALYKSLSKSNTGNKNVFFSPLGISTSLAMLSLGAKGDTHSQLFSALGYTGLAPEKVNEAFEHLNHMLGHTDEAMQLDMGNAVALREGFKPEPKFLEDAKHFYASEGFTVDYRDPALAAAEINKYIAEKTADKIKDLVKDLDPETAMVLINYVFFRGKWDKPFDAKHTQKAEFHVDESTKVEVDMMMRSGRYEMYQDQTNFTTVVLLPYRGNASMMVILPDEGKMAQVEAFINKEYLKHVHSSLYRGNVDIYMPKFSASTTYTLDDNLKEMGVVSAFSDAADLSGISEATTLKVSRVSHKAVLTVDEKGTEAAAATTIEIMPMSLPDTIKLNRPFLMYILEDTTKSIVFMGKITDPTAQ, translated from the exons ATGCAGGGTATATCTTGTTGTGCGATAGCAGCTGTGCTCCTCTGCATAGCCTGGGCGGCGCCTCACGACGGCGACCACGCCGGTCACACGGAAGAACTcttccaccacctccaccacgcTGCCGGCGAAACCCACCCGAAGCACAGCCATGGGGAAGAGTCCTGCCACCTGCTGACCCCCCACAACGCAGATTTCGCCTTTGCCCTGTATAAGAGCCTGAGTAAATCCAACACAGGGAACAAGAACgtcttcttctctcctctggGCATTTCTACTAGTCTGGCTATGCTGTCCCTTGGGGCGAAGGGAGACACCCACAGCCAACTGTTCTCTGCTCTGGGCTACACCGGCTTGGCACCCGAGAAGGTGAACGAGGCATTCGAGCACCTCAATCACATGTTGGGCCACACCGATGAGGCCATGCAGCTGGACATGGGCAACGCCGTGGCCCTGAGAGAAGGCTTCAAGCCCGAGCCCAAGTTCCTGGAGGACGCCAAGCACTTCTACGCCAGCGAGGGCTTCACCGTCGACTACAGGGACCCGGCCTTGGCTGCTGCAGAGATCAACAAGTACATCGCAGAGAAGACGGCGGACAAGATCAAAGACCTTGTGAAGGATCTGGACCCTGAAACGGCCATGGTGCTCATCAACTATGTCTTCTTCAGAG GCAAGTGGGACAAGCCCTTCGACGCCAAGCACACACAGAAGGCTGAATTCCATGTGGATGAAAGCACCAAGGTTGAGGTGGACATGATGATGAGGTCTGGTCGTTATGAGATGTACCAGGACCAGACCAACTTCACCACTGTTGTCCTGCTGCCTTACAGAGGCAATGCCTCCATGATGGTGATCCTGCCTGACGAGGGCAAGATGGCGCAAGTGGAGGCCTTCATCAACAAAGAATACCTCAAGCATGTGCACAGCAGCCTGTACAGGGG CAACGTGGATATATACATGCCCAAGTTCTCAGCCTCTACCACTTACACCCTGGATGACAATCTGAAGGAGATGGGCGTGGTCAGTGCCTTCAGTGACGCCGCTGACCTCTCTGGCATCTCTGAGGCCACCACATTGAAGGTGTCGAGG GTGAGCCACAAGGCTGTGCTGACTGTGGATGAGAAGGGAACTGAAGCGGCTGCCGCCACTACGATAGAAATAATGCCCATGTCCCTCCCAGACACCATCAAGCTCAACAGGCCCTTCCTGATGTACATCCTGGAGGACACTACCAAGAGCATCGTCTTCATGGGCAAGATCACCGACCCCACTGCCCAGTGA